A genomic window from Deltaproteobacteria bacterium includes:
- a CDS encoding Hsp70 family protein: protein MESTLPRCYAIDFGTSNSLLAAADGDKVIPPISLDPAANDPTVLKSVLYTPTAGQWYFGAEAVNQYGIHQAEGRLFRSLKKYLPDPGFSGTHVHSRYYNLPELISVFLRELRERANAFFEQDVTSVILGRPAVFASEGDKDQLAEKRLTTAAQLAGFKEVFYCPEPVAAAYEFRHQLDRKRLVLIADFGGGTSDFTVLHMDRHRFKDSDILATHGISIAGDRFDGAIMKHMIAPHFGSEVVYRMPMGSNDLHLPRQLINKMCSAADISFLSRGDILNLLKEAQKWSITPVNAQRMDRLFVLIEEHLGYKLFRSIEQSKIDLSGNDSAVFNFDYPGIGLEEELEGSHFRSVSSDIVGQIITALDETLHLAGVKAADIEIVCCTGGTAKIPELRSELERRFGSQALRQHRHFHSVVGGLAERAVALGI from the coding sequence ATGGAGTCCACCTTGCCCCGCTGTTATGCCATTGATTTCGGTACTTCCAATTCCCTTTTGGCCGCCGCTGACGGTGACAAAGTCATTCCACCGATAAGCCTGGATCCTGCTGCAAACGACCCCACAGTTCTTAAAAGCGTACTGTATACACCGACGGCTGGTCAGTGGTACTTCGGTGCTGAAGCGGTCAATCAGTACGGCATCCACCAAGCCGAAGGACGCTTATTTCGTTCTTTGAAAAAATACCTACCTGACCCAGGCTTTTCGGGCACGCATGTGCACAGCCGCTATTACAACCTACCAGAACTCATCTCCGTGTTTCTTCGTGAGCTGCGCGAACGTGCTAATGCCTTTTTTGAACAGGATGTCACCTCCGTCATCTTAGGGCGACCAGCAGTCTTTGCCAGCGAAGGGGACAAAGATCAACTTGCCGAAAAACGCCTAACCACGGCAGCACAGTTGGCAGGTTTTAAGGAGGTTTTCTACTGTCCTGAGCCGGTTGCGGCCGCGTACGAATTCCGCCATCAACTAGACCGCAAACGGCTAGTGCTGATAGCCGACTTTGGCGGAGGTACATCCGATTTCACCGTCCTCCACATGGATCGCCATCGCTTTAAAGATAGTGACATTTTAGCGACGCACGGCATTTCAATCGCTGGAGACCGATTTGATGGCGCGATCATGAAGCACATGATTGCCCCACACTTCGGATCTGAGGTCGTTTACCGGATGCCCATGGGTAGCAATGATTTGCACCTGCCACGGCAACTAATCAACAAAATGTGCTCGGCAGCGGACATCTCATTTCTGTCGCGCGGGGATATTCTAAACTTACTCAAAGAGGCGCAGAAGTGGTCCATTACGCCCGTAAATGCGCAGCGCATGGACCGCTTGTTCGTTCTGATTGAGGAGCACCTTGGGTACAAACTCTTCCGCTCAATCGAACAATCAAAGATCGATCTCTCCGGAAATGACTCCGCTGTATTTAATTTTGATTATCCGGGGATTGGTCTTGAAGAAGAACTGGAAGGAAGTCATTTTAGATCAGTTAGCTCAGACATCGTGGGACAAATCATTACCGCTCTCGATGAGACCCTACACCTCGCCGGTGTTAAGGCGGCCGACATCGAAATAGTCTGTTGCACCGGTGGCACTGCCAAAATCCCCGAGCTACGTAGCGAATTAGAACGTCGCTTTGGCAGCCAAGCCCTCAGACAACATCGGCATTTTCATTCCGTTGTTGGAGGGCTGGCAGAGAGGGCGGTTGCATTAGGCATTTGA
- a CDS encoding serine protein kinase RIO, translating into MKTPNQLIPLIHANLIDEVVGQLQSGKEAAVYVVLANGAYCCAKVYKEANNRTFKQKTQYTEGRRVRGSRQARAMEKNSRYGREERESEWQNKEVEALGALSNAGVLVPKVYAYYEGVLLLEMILDDEGDPAPRLNDVVTTRDQALEYHQTLMRQIVMMLCAGLVHGDLSEFNVLKSSKGLVIIDFPQVVQATANNAFAILQRDIKQVTHYCGRFAPEVLKTDYAREIWQLYQNGKLRPDSPITGKFAQSSKPINIGAILDEIDDAREDALKNHRSKQS; encoded by the coding sequence ATGAAAACGCCAAATCAATTAATACCGCTTATTCACGCGAATCTCATTGACGAGGTGGTTGGGCAATTACAAAGCGGCAAAGAAGCTGCAGTATATGTCGTCCTTGCAAATGGCGCATACTGCTGCGCGAAAGTTTACAAAGAAGCCAACAACCGAACCTTTAAACAAAAGACCCAATACACCGAAGGCCGTAGAGTAAGAGGTAGCCGACAGGCTCGCGCTATGGAAAAAAATAGCCGCTATGGTCGCGAGGAACGCGAAAGTGAGTGGCAAAATAAAGAAGTGGAAGCGCTGGGCGCGCTTTCAAACGCCGGGGTATTGGTGCCAAAAGTCTACGCCTATTATGAGGGCGTATTACTACTGGAAATGATCCTCGATGACGAGGGCGACCCAGCTCCCCGACTGAATGATGTGGTGACCACGCGTGATCAGGCGTTAGAATATCACCAAACTCTCATGAGACAGATCGTGATGATGTTGTGCGCGGGATTAGTCCATGGCGATTTATCAGAATTTAACGTATTAAAGTCGTCCAAGGGCCTAGTAATTATTGATTTCCCTCAAGTGGTGCAGGCCACAGCAAACAACGCGTTTGCTATCCTCCAGCGCGACATTAAGCAAGTGACTCATTACTGTGGGCGCTTCGCTCCGGAAGTCTTAAAGACAGACTATGCGAGAGAAATATGGCAGCTTTATCAGAATGGCAAGCTGCGACCAGACTCACCCATCACTGGCAAATTCGCGCAAAGTTCAAAGCCAATTAACATCGGCGCAATTTTGGACGAGATTGACGACGCTCGGGAAGACGCGTTGAAAAATCATCGATCCAAACAATCATAA
- a CDS encoding MFS transporter, with amino-acid sequence MSLIKGLTGLTKEQRWGLIVACLGWMFDTFDQRLFILARTPAMASLLAPTAGPLAVAQAGTSMTALFIAGWATGGVICGIYGDKLGRVRTMGLTIAVYSLFTGLSGVATSVWDFGLYRFLTGLGVGGEFAAGAALIAEILPAAKRPYALGLMQGTAMVGTLLGTIASLIFEASTRYGGTEGWRILFAIGVLPALLLILLRLRVKESEAWLRAKAEAARHHEAIGSLRELFSTPWKTATMVGITLGFAGQLGVWAIGTWTPELMRLVLDKVQHVSAAEKSQIVGTGLILKDVASLVGIALFTWGAQRFGRRSAFAASFIASLIAVIICFGGMSETTHIWWMMPLLGLTIWSPLAGYALYFPELFPTRLRSSGIGLCYNSARYLTAAGVLGMAPILSSLAAYGVAEPLRLTAIALSFVYIMGLVALRWAPETAHRPLPN; translated from the coding sequence ATGTCCCTAATAAAAGGCCTAACAGGACTGACTAAAGAGCAGAGGTGGGGACTCATAGTCGCCTGTTTAGGGTGGATGTTCGACACCTTTGACCAGAGGCTATTTATCCTCGCGCGAACTCCAGCGATGGCATCACTACTCGCGCCAACGGCAGGACCTCTAGCGGTGGCGCAAGCCGGGACTAGTATGACAGCATTGTTTATTGCCGGTTGGGCCACGGGCGGCGTCATATGCGGCATCTACGGCGATAAACTTGGCCGTGTTCGCACGATGGGTTTAACAATCGCAGTGTACTCCTTGTTTACGGGGCTGTCCGGAGTAGCAACCAGTGTCTGGGACTTTGGCTTATATAGATTTCTCACCGGGCTAGGTGTGGGCGGTGAATTTGCCGCCGGCGCCGCACTTATTGCTGAAATACTGCCAGCAGCAAAGCGACCCTATGCTCTAGGATTAATGCAAGGTACGGCTATGGTCGGCACGCTGCTTGGAACGATAGCTTCATTAATCTTCGAGGCATCGACGCGCTACGGAGGCACCGAGGGCTGGCGCATACTCTTTGCCATTGGCGTTCTGCCAGCATTGCTGCTCATTTTGCTACGCCTGCGCGTCAAAGAATCAGAGGCCTGGCTGAGGGCTAAAGCTGAGGCAGCTCGTCACCACGAGGCGATTGGCAGCCTACGAGAACTATTCAGCACGCCATGGAAGACAGCTACCATGGTCGGCATTACCCTAGGATTTGCCGGTCAGCTCGGTGTGTGGGCCATCGGCACCTGGACACCTGAATTGATGCGACTAGTACTGGATAAGGTCCAACACGTAAGCGCCGCAGAGAAATCCCAAATCGTTGGTACCGGCCTCATTCTGAAGGATGTTGCCTCTCTCGTTGGCATCGCTCTGTTTACCTGGGGAGCGCAACGCTTTGGGCGCAGATCCGCATTCGCGGCGAGTTTTATCGCCTCTCTGATTGCCGTCATCATCTGCTTTGGCGGCATGAGCGAAACCACACATATTTGGTGGATGATGCCTCTACTCGGCTTAACAATTTGGTCCCCCTTAGCCGGGTATGCCTTATATTTTCCAGAGCTATTCCCGACCCGCCTAAGGTCCAGTGGCATTGGCCTTTGCTACAATAGCGCCCGCTATCTGACAGCAGCCGGTGTCCTGGGTATGGCACCGATCCTGTCGTCATTGGCTGCCTATGGTGTCGCCGAG
- a CDS encoding heme-binding protein, producing the protein MSKIEEPKYEVVRDYGAFELRRYQPTIVAETVVDGEFDSSSSVGFRRLANYIFGGNKSKVSMEMTAPVTAAAGHSTSEKISMTAPVSQVASGTGKWTISFTMPSSYTMATLPEPLDPAVQLRQIPGATYAALRFSGLNSATLVEEKTESLRSLAAKENVKLQDRVIYARYNPPWKPWFLRRNEILIETQ; encoded by the coding sequence ATGAGCAAAATCGAAGAACCCAAGTATGAAGTTGTCCGCGACTATGGCGCGTTCGAGCTACGACGATATCAGCCAACGATAGTGGCTGAGACGGTTGTTGATGGGGAATTCGACAGTAGTTCAAGTGTCGGTTTTCGACGACTCGCCAACTATATTTTTGGTGGTAACAAATCTAAGGTGTCTATGGAGATGACTGCACCGGTAACTGCGGCAGCAGGGCATTCAACATCCGAAAAGATTAGTATGACGGCACCCGTCTCTCAGGTTGCTTCGGGTACTGGCAAATGGACTATTTCATTTACGATGCCCTCATCGTACACAATGGCAACATTGCCCGAGCCACTAGACCCAGCGGTGCAGCTACGGCAGATACCGGGGGCAACCTATGCGGCATTGCGATTCAGCGGCTTAAACTCCGCGACTTTAGTCGAGGAGAAGACAGAGAGTCTCAGATCTCTTGCGGCAAAAGAAAACGTCAAGTTGCAGGACCGCGTCATCTACGCTCGTTACAACCCACCTTGGAAGCCTTGGTTTCTCCGTCGCAATGAAATCTTAATCGAGACACAGTGA
- a CDS encoding TrmH family RNA methyltransferase produces the protein MARGRAWKPKVIASEQNDTFKSLLKLLSSRGIQDQGQALIAGDKIIPEVAAHHPAAVRAWITPEGWEAPPLDVAWICLAPKLFEALNQFGTHSPLLVVGVPEMPLWSDNSQWPPGCSLFLALQNPDNLGAIVRSGVAFGVRRFVLLKEAAHPFHPKSMRAAGTGLLKATFERGPSIRELNVTGAPLFVLDAGGMPLEKMSFPERFALLPGVEGPGVPGHLALGQRISISMQPGVESLNATIATAIALYEWRRSMP, from the coding sequence ATGGCTCGTGGCCGCGCCTGGAAGCCAAAAGTCATCGCAAGCGAGCAGAACGACACCTTCAAGAGCTTGTTGAAGTTGCTTAGTTCCCGAGGCATTCAAGACCAAGGCCAGGCCTTGATCGCGGGTGATAAAATTATACCAGAGGTTGCAGCGCACCATCCCGCGGCGGTTAGAGCCTGGATCACACCGGAGGGGTGGGAGGCTCCGCCCCTCGACGTTGCGTGGATTTGTCTGGCGCCCAAGCTTTTTGAGGCTTTGAACCAATTTGGCACCCATTCACCGCTTTTGGTCGTTGGTGTGCCTGAGATGCCGCTTTGGTCTGATAACTCTCAATGGCCGCCTGGATGTAGCCTATTTTTGGCCCTGCAAAATCCAGACAATCTAGGCGCAATCGTCAGATCCGGAGTTGCTTTTGGGGTGAGGCGCTTTGTTTTGCTCAAGGAGGCAGCTCATCCCTTTCACCCCAAATCCATGCGGGCGGCCGGCACCGGCTTGCTCAAAGCCACCTTTGAAAGAGGACCTTCGATTCGGGAATTAAACGTCACTGGAGCGCCACTTTTCGTGCTAGACGCAGGTGGGATGCCTCTCGAAAAGATGTCATTCCCCGAGCGCTTTGCTCTCTTACCGGGTGTTGAGGGACCAGGAGTACCTGGTCACTTGGCCCTGGGTCAGCGGATTTCAATTTCCATGCAGCCTGGTGTTGAGTCGCTGAATGCCACAATTGCAACCGCCATCGCTCTCTATGAGTGGCGGCGATCAATGCCCTGA
- a CDS encoding glycosyltransferase, with amino-acid sequence MPVVTVVVSTKNEEANLRSCLESIKNQKFRDFELVVVDNNSRDRTKEIALEFTPNVYNVGPERSAQRNYGIRSGSGSFALYLDADMTLAPNVLETCVAMMDKDPSLVGLYIPEKVIGHGFWIKVRRFERSFYDGTVIDAVRFVRRKDFDAIGGFDESLTGTEDWDIDIRMRNHGPVAVAPCELYHNEGHFDLPGYLKKKSYYAKSFDAYVNKWGRDHSTIRKQLGFNYRYLVVYAENGKIWQLLAHPVLTAAMYLLRFCIGVLYVTRRHSKEITNGIG; translated from the coding sequence ATGCCCGTAGTTACCGTGGTGGTCTCGACCAAAAACGAGGAGGCTAACTTACGCTCCTGCCTCGAAAGCATCAAAAACCAGAAGTTTCGGGACTTTGAGCTCGTTGTTGTCGATAACAACTCCCGCGACCGCACCAAAGAGATAGCTTTAGAGTTCACGCCTAACGTCTACAACGTTGGGCCAGAGCGCAGTGCCCAACGCAACTACGGGATCCGGTCAGGGTCGGGCTCCTTTGCCTTGTATCTGGATGCAGACATGACGCTAGCGCCCAACGTGCTAGAGACATGCGTCGCTATGATGGATAAGGACCCGAGCCTCGTCGGCCTTTACATACCTGAGAAGGTGATCGGCCACGGCTTTTGGATTAAGGTACGGCGATTCGAGCGCAGCTTTTATGACGGCACTGTGATAGATGCCGTGCGCTTCGTGCGACGCAAAGACTTCGATGCTATCGGTGGATTTGATGAATCTTTGACAGGTACCGAAGACTGGGACATCGACATCCGCATGCGCAATCATGGTCCGGTGGCGGTGGCACCATGTGAACTTTACCATAATGAAGGGCATTTCGACCTGCCCGGATATTTGAAAAAGAAATCTTACTATGCCAAGTCATTTGACGCTTACGTCAATAAATGGGGGCGCGATCACAGCACTATCCGCAAACAATTAGGATTTAATTACCGCTACCTCGTAGTTTATGCTGAAAACGGCAAGATTTGGCAACTATTGGCACATCCAGTACTTACAGCCGCCATGTATCTGCTGCGATTTTGTATCGGTGTACTTTACGTCACGCGCCGCCATAGCAAGGAAATCACTAATGGGATCGGCTAA